The following nucleotide sequence is from Parambassis ranga chromosome 21, fParRan2.1, whole genome shotgun sequence.
CGAGGGCGAGGAGCTGATCCAGAACTCCCACTATGCTGAGGACTCCATTCAGCCCAAATGCAGTGACCTCAGATCAGTCAGTGAGGACGTGAGCAGCAGCCTGAGGGCCAGGAAGGACCACCTCCTCAAAGCCATGGAGCTGCACCACCGTCTGGAGAGTGTGAGGAGGCGACAACCCCAAAACACATCCAACTTAGCCGCCTGGTGTTAATCGTTTTTACCTCTTTTCTTTTGCTGCTGTCGTCTTCAGGCTTCCAAATGGGTGGATGATGGTATATACCTGCTGGCATCTCAGCCAGTAGACAAGTGTCAGTCACACGAGGGGGCGGAGCTGGCCCTGCAGGAGCTGGAGCGGTACCTGGACAACGCGGGTCAGAATCAGCTGACGGACCTCAGCAGCATCTGGGGAGAGTATGAGGCAGTGCTGAACCAGCAGTTCAGGGTAAGAGGGCCAACATGGGAGAAGAGGCGCACGTCAGCATCCCTCTGTCACTCAGAGGCTACAGTGacgctgcttcctgtgtgtctgtgtgtcaggatCATGTGGAGAAGGTCTTTCAGAAGCAGACGTCCATGCAGGAGATGTTTGACAAGAGGAGGGTCAGCCTGAAAAAGCTCGCCGCCAAACAGACCAGACCAGTGCAGCCGGTGGCCCCGAGACCTGAAGCCTTCATCAAATCCCCTCTGAGCTCACCCGGTCAgtcttcacacagacacacaaaggatcCATGTTTGTTGACATGTGTAAACGTGATGTGTGTCCCTCCTCGTCACAGCACACAGAGCGCAGCAGGACAAGAACAGCTCGGAGACAAACGGCTGTGAAAAGGTGAGCGCCGACCTTCTGTACTGTAAATCTGACTGATTTCTGAACGTCTGTGAtgactgtttttttgtcacGGTGAGCtgattctttgttttgttttgttttttcagggaAACGTCCAACTGCAGAACAGCGACAGTAACAGCAGACACGCATctctgtcagaggaggaggagaacctgGCCGTGCTCAGGCGGTGAGGGATCAGCCGTTTCATCTGTAATCAAATTACGCAGCAGATGGGCCGTTGTGTGTTCGCTCGGCCCGCACCGCACTGAGGCCTTTATCCCATCTCTGCGTCCTTCTGTCTGCAGGCACGTTATGAACGAGCTGCTGGAGACGGAGCGGGCCTATGTGGAGGAGCTGCTCTGCGTGCTGCAGGTGTGTCTTCAGTCCTCACATGAGACGAGGGCGTCCGTCCTTCCGTCTCTCGTCATGTTTGGTTTGGTGTCTTTCAGGGTTACGCCTCTGAGATGGATAATCCAGCCATGTCTCACCTCATCCCCGCTCCGCTGCAGAACAAAAAGGAGATCCTGTTTGGCAACATGCCAGAAATCTACCACTTTCACAAAAGGTGACGGAGCACCACCTGGCTGCCACTCATGCTAACAACATCCTCGGTGACCCCTGACCTGATCTGGTTTCATTTCAGAACCTTTCTGAGGGAGCTGGAGCAGTACACCGACTGTCCAGAGCTGGTTGGGAGGTGTTTTCTGGAGCGGGTGAGTGGACGATGAGACggtctgaaacaggaagttcagGAGCTGAGATCAGATCTCGCAGCCTCGTGCATTTGTTTTGATGAAGTGAACCAAGATTAAATAGTAATTTCTGCTTTGGCGGGAAGCTGAACCTTGTGAACTGGTCGTGCTCTGTGCAGAGGAGTGAACATTGTGCTGTTGTTCCCTTCTTTAGATGACAGACCTGCAGATCTATGAGAAGTACTGTCACAACAAACCTCGCTCTGAGAGCCTGTGGAGGCAGTGCTCGGACTGTGCCTTCTTCCAGGTGAACTCACCTCCTTCAGAGAagactgtgtgcatgtgttaacCTGCTCATGACCCTGATTGTTGTCTTACATTAGGAGTGTCAGAAAAagctggaacacaaactgggttTAGACTCCTATCTCCTGAAGCCAGTTCAGAGGATCACCAAataccagctgctgctgaaggtgaCACTCCGTTAAATCGGCTTTTTATCAGTCGTCCGTTCATCATGTCTCTGAGCTGCTTCTTTTTGTGACCACAGGAAATGCTGAAGTACAGTAAGGGCTGTGAGGGTGCCGACGACCTGCAGGAGGCGCTGTCCTCCATCTTAGGCATCCTGAAGGCTGTGAATGACTCTATGCATCTGATCGCCATCACAGGATATGAGGTGAGACGGGATGCTCAGTCACAAATGATGCTGATGATTCGGATCAGAAGGCTGAGTTCTCTTCTCTTTAACAGGGTAATCTGAGCGAGCTGGGTAAGCTGCTGATGCAGGGCTCCTTCAGCGTCTGGACGGAGCACAAGAAAGGTCACGCCAAGGTCAAAGATCTGGCCCGCTTCAAGCCCATGCAGAGACACCTCTTCCTCCACGAGAAGGCCCTGCTCTTCtgcaagaggagggaggagaacgGCGAGGGCTACGAGAAGGCTCCTTCATACAGCTTCAAGCAGTCCCTGAGTGTGAGCGCCCCCCAGCTGCAGCACCTTTTCACCTGTTGTTGTCACAGAGGTTTATATTTCTTCCTTTCCTTTGTGTGTTGAACAGATGAGCGCTGTGGGCATCACTGAGAATGCAAAGGGAGACAACAAGAAGTTTGAGATCTGGTGCAACTCCAGAGAGGAGGTCTACATCGTTCAGGTAGATGAACACAGAGAAAGCTGAGAGAAGCATTTTTtactctttgtaaatgtttgatTGTTGCATTTCAGGCGCCGACAGCTGAAGTAAAAACCACCTGGGTAAGCCAGATCAGGAAGGTTCTGACCACCCAGCTGGAGGCGTGCAGAGGTACCGTAACATCAGACAGAGATATTAACCTCTGCTGCAGGAATTCactctgaactgaactgaagtgCTGTCTGCGCTGCTGCTTCGGTTAATGTTATTGGAAAgagtctcttcttcttctacactGTTTAGTACAACAGAAGAGGAATGAGTGCGTCCCTGTACGTGGTCTGTTGGTGCTAAtgccctcctgtcctcctgagTCCTGCCCTGACTCCTTGTTTAATGACTTCTGTGTGCTGTTGACGGGCACAtgttgtttgtgtacatgtgtttgacctctctgtctgtgtgtcagaagccagccagcagagggcaccAGAGCAGGTTTTCCAGTTCCCGCCTGCGCCGGGTGGAACAGTGAGCCTGAGGTTCGTCTCCGATCTCTGAATCGTGTGAAAACTCTTCTGATCCTTCCAGATTCTTGACACTTGTTCCACTCTCACTGGCCCACAGTCCCTTCAAGAGCGGCCAGAGAAGCTTTAAAaagggggaggagaagaaggctgAGCCCTGCAGCCCTGATGTCAACTCCTCTTCACCAAAGCCCACAGCGAAAGGTGAGCTCCACACAGAAGCCCTGTTCCTCCACACGTCTGTACGAACTACatgttactgctgctctctgctgccctctgctgacTGACCCGTGCTGTCCTCTTGTTTTCCTAATTAATCACATAACCTCttgctctgctgtttttctcctccctcctcccccctcggGGTCAGATGAGGCTGTGACCAGCCCGACCtcagacagagctgctgtgtctAAAAAGCGCTTTACTTTACAGGGCTTCAGTAACCTCAAAGCTCAGAAAGGTAACTGCAGGCCGTCCTCAGCTTCACACCCAGCACATCTCATCactagggctgtaatctccccGTCCACTGGTCGATTTATTAGCCGACACGttctggctcgaccaaaattctggttggtcgactttttgtagcgttaattttatcaggaggaatgtaccaagtgctaatgggggtgttttcTGCACACCCGTTGACACACAGTCGATCATTGaacaccccccttgttttcactactttggtttaatatttgatgaatatttatttagttttgaccgtgtcatttgagtcagtcctcctctatcaagtcagagacatctgcagtgtggcagcgtTTCATGAAAATAGACAACGGAAAAAAGTttgcatcctgaatttcccctcgcgGATCAATAGTGTCACAGCTCGACTGTGACATGTTCAGTGGACATGTGCAGAGCGACATGatgtctgtaaatattataacatgACAAAGCAAGTGTCTAAATATTCCTCCacaggttttgtgctgatatcactaGATGAGGGGATATTTTTTGGAAATCCAGAGCTGTGATATTGCTCAGATGCACGTGATGTATCTATGTAAAATAATCAGGTCAAAGCGATGTAATAATAAGTCTTTATGTTACTTATAATGTGTTAAACCTGCCTGCGTCTACAACCCCACCGTAGTCGGGAAGCACAGAGGAGCGACACGGCTCCAGGGACGAgcagctttattctcttattcttCGCGCTGTacataaaataattaatgaataAATCACTCCTCTCTCGAGCCAACgactttctcttcttctctccaacTCGTACACATGTAGCTACACACACCGTCACAGGTACACGCACGCAGGAACACACACGTCTCTTAATGAGACATGCTATGCCACTCTCCACCCCCCCGCCCCTGATTAGTTGATTTATTTTGTCAAAATTTAAGTGTTTCAGTCGaccaagactttctttggttgattacagccctgctcatcactgtgtgtttataagAGACTGCAGCACTGTTCCCATAAAGCCATCTGCATGCCTCCATGTTGGCTGAAAGTCCTCAGACGGCTGTTTCAGGTAGACGCCGACAGCCTGGGAGTGATGGAAAGGCCTCGGCTGCTTGCTGGCTCCTCATCCTTCCCTCATGTGTGTCTCGTCTGTCTGTGTCGTCCTGTCTCTGAAGTTGACTTCTCTCGGTGTCCATGTCTCTCCTTTAGGATCTCCCACCAGCCCAGATCACAAGACCAAACGTCAGAGCGACCCGACGCCGTTCGGCTTCAAAGGTCTGTTTACCCGTCACTGCCTTCACGCGCTGTTTGTCCACGATGCTTCAGCTCTGCTCTAAGGTCTGATtggctgtggctgctgcagggagagtgactgtgtatgtgtgtccctCAGATGCAGGTCCTCCTCCGCTCCACCTGAGCCGAGCCAGGTGGTTCAGCACCTCTAGTCTCTTACAGACTAAGTGGAGAGGTATACAGGCACCAGCTGCTTCACTGCTGTTAACCCTTTACAGGCAGCCGCTCCCGCCTTTTTCCAAAGTCCTTTCAGGCTTAGTGAGAGCTGCATGCCGCTCTGCATGGTCTTTCCTCTGTAGAAGCAGTGGATCTGATGAGGGGGTTCCTGGGTTCATCTGTGCTTCTTGCTGACTCTTTCACTGCAGGTGAATCTTTCTGTAAACTGACCGCCTGtgttcacctcctcctcaggcTGGAACAAGGCCTCGCTGTCACTGGACGCATCCGAGGAGCATGACGGCTACTCCAGCGCCGAggatcctctgaactctgaccCAGAGGAGGAAAACTGCAAGAAGCTGGTGAGTCACTGTGAGACCAAAGAGGATGATTCTGACGACATTTGATCAAATTATCTTTCATTAAACTTTCTTAATTTGACTTTGTGACCCTGAACAGAGTGTTGGGAAATACACAGTGATGGCCGACTATGAGAAGGGCGGAGCTCAGGAGCTCTCAGTGAAGAGCGGAGACGTTGTGCAGCTGGTGAAGGAGGGGGACGACGGACAGTGGTGAGGACACAGTCTTCTGGGCTGGAACAGCTTTTATTCCTGATGTCACAGATTCAACAAGCTGCTGCAAACATTCCTCTTAGCTTTACATTgacctgttagcatgttagcatcacaCTGTTCCTGCACATCCATGATCCACCACATCccacagctgctctgctggactGAGACCTGCTGACTGTGGAGTCTGAGTGCAGTGAGCCCATCGTTATGTTCCAGCATTAGAAGGACTTGTGGTGGACCCCAAGGTTCTGTTTCAGGTCCCACACTTCTGTATCTTTACACACTCCCTCTTGGTAACGTCGGGCTGTGGCCTTAGATCCAGGGCCGCCCTGACACCATAACAGCTTCTGATCCAGGCAGGATAGATCCATGCTTCATTCTACGTGCTgacctgtgattggctgattagaCTCTTCATTAAGAAAGAGCAGCTGGACACTGATGAAGTGTGATATGATCAGCAGCAGTGCTTTAATGGTACCTTTGTGTGTAGGTTTGTGCGTAACCTGAACTCATGTAAGGACGGCTGGATCGCTGCTGCTGACCTCATCAGTCTCCTCAAGAAGTCCAAGTCCTGCCAGTCCCTCACCAGCTCAGGTACAGCAAAGACGGTGACTGAAGACAGAATGATTTAATGATTAAGGTCGGCCTGaaatacgtgtgtgtgtgtgtgtgtgtgtgtttccaacaGAAGGCTCTGGAAACCTCAGCACATCGTCCAGCTGCAGCGAGACCTACACAAGCTTCTCTGACATCAAACCGTGACCCGTCAGCACCTCCCCCTGACCCGTCAGCACCTCCCCCTGACCCGTCAGCACCTCCCCCTGACCCGTCAGCACAGCGTCTGTGTTACAAACATCAGTGTAGTTCAGTGGTCTTCCTGTAGTCACAAACTGTGGGTGTGTGCGTCcgttcatttgtgtgtgtgtgtgtgtgtgtgtgtgcgtgcgtgtgtgtgtgtgtgtgtgcgtctcatGATGATGGAATAGATGTATGAATGGACCAGCAGGACTGATCTCACTTAATGCATCTATCTAGTTGTCTTTGTGATCATCTGCACTACTTTAACCAGGAGTTTGTGTTTCAGACGTTACAAATCATAAGAGAGGCCGCTTCTGCTTGGATgaatttttttaaccctttacagGCTTATTTATTTGTTGAAAGCACCCACATGTCTtcggcctgctcctcctcctcctgctgtctgctTGCTGTCATTAGGAACCCTGAGACTCTTTGTGGGttttcagcagaaacatgtgAATAATCAGAGGTCACTGTATAGCACTAACTTATTCCCCTGCAGCGGGGCGATGTTCTGAATGTAGATACTGTTCATTAATCTGTCCGTCATCAGATGTTTGTTAATGGAGATGATATATTGTACATTAAGTATGGTGACGTCACtactttgtgacttttttttacataaagacTTGTGATAACTCGGACGTCTCTGTTTCGTGAGTCTGATTTTGTAGTTTTGGACGCCTTGGTCTCTGCTGAATATCTTTGgaagtcttcatcacagtgaGGTGGTTCAAACATCTACAAGAACTACATGGCCCGATCTTTCTGGTGATGCTGCTGGCGTAAGGGACAAAGTGTTGGTGAGAAATGTGTTTATGAAGTCAGCTGCTCCCACATCGCTCCAAGGTTTAAGCGCATCATGAGGAAGAATCGGATTTTTACAACGATGAACGGATCAAACTCCAGCAAAATGCCTTTTTGTAGAAATATTAATTTCTAATTAATATTATATTAATCTGTttataaaatcattttaaaaaaatatataaaaacattttatttccaATCATCTCTGAGCTGACGTCACTGAAATGATGAACAGaagtctctgctgcagcttcttatggacacgtttgtttatttaataacACATTCAGGTTTGTCCTTATTGTCCCTACTTAACATCTTATGAGATGAGGACTTCtcacacaaacagtaaaaagACCGAGAGGCAGAAAAGAAAGTCAGAGAAATGAAACTGAAACTGTCCACATGGGTTGCcaagtttattaaaaaaaacctacatTTTATACTGTTAGCTGACTGTCACAccttatataatatatatacacacatgtatatatattatatacacatatatatacatacctactttttttactgttatctgactataatatatataatatacatatacatatgtatattatatatatatgtatacacatatatacactcaacaaaaatataaacgcaacacttttgtttttgctcccatgtttcatgagatggacttgaagatctaaacttcattccagatacacaatattaccattcctctcaaacattgttcacaaatctgtctaaatgtgtgatagtgagcacttctgctttgctgagataatccatcccacctcacaggtgtgccacatcaagatgctgatctgattAGTGCACAgatgtaccttaaactgcccacaataaaaggccaccctgaaatgtgcattttgtttctgctttattggcggtctggggactcagaaccagtcagtatctggtgtgaccaccatttgcctcatgcagtgcaacacatcttcttcgcatagagtttatcagattgtctattgtggcctgtggaatgttggtccactcctcttcaatggctgtgcgaagttgctggatattagtgggaactggtgcacgctgtcgtatacgccggtcaagcacatcccaaacatgttcaatgggtgacatgtccggtgagtatgctggccatgcaagaactgggacattttcagcttccaagaattgtgtacagatccttgcaacatggggccgtgcattatcttgctgaaacatgaggtgatgttcatggatgtatggcacaacaatgggcctcaggatctcatcacggtatctctgtgcattcaaaatgccatcaataaaatgcacctgtgttcttcgtccataacagatgcctgcccataccatgaccccaccaccaccatgggccactcgatccacaacattgacatcagcaaagcgctcacccacacgacgccacacacgctgtctgccatctgccctgaacaatgtaaaccgagattcatccgtgaagagaacacctctccaacgtgctagacgccatcgaatgtgagcatttgcccactcaagtctgttacggcgatgatctggagtcaggttaagaccccgatgaggacgacgagcatgcagttgagcttccctgagacggtttctgacagtttgtgcagaaattgtttggttatgcaaaccaattgtttcagcagctgtctgagtggctggtctcagacgatctcggaggtgaacctgctggatgtggaggtcctgggctggtgtggttactcgtggtctgcggttgtgaggccggttggatgtactgccatgttctctgaaacgcctttggagacggcttatggtggagaaatgaacattcaatgcacgagcaacagatctggttgacgttcctgctgtcagcatgccaattgcacgctccctcaatgcttgtggcatctgtggcattttgctgtgagacaaaactgcacatttcagggtggccttttattgtgggcagtttgaggtacacctgtgcactaatcatgatgtcagatcagcatcttgatgtggcacacctgtgaggtgggatggattatctcagcaaagcagacgtgctcactatcacacatttagacagatttgtgaacaatgtttgagaggaatggtaatattgtgtatctggaatgaagtttagatcttcaagtccatctcatgaaacatgggagcaaaaacaaaagtgttgcgtttatatttttgttgagtgtatatacgtacatatacatatatatacatgtgtatgtatatatatatatacatacacatttttcctgcttccacagaaTTTTCTGAGACTTTTTTCTCAGAAATTGAACTCCACAGAATTGAATTCTGGTGGAAAAACAAACGCACAcgtttgttttatatatatatatatatatatatatatatatatatatatatatatatatatatatatatatatatatatatatatatatacacacacacacgcacacgtttgttttatatatttatatatatatatatatatatatatatatatatatatatatacacgcaCACGTTTGTTTTTCCACCAGAATTCAATTCTGTGGAAAAAAGTCTCAgaaaattctcagatttaagtaatcttcacacacacaacataaaaaataaacttataattatatatatatatatatatataaaactttaaactaaaaaataaaacaaaatataaaatgaattacaaaaaaagctaaaaaaaataaagaaacctaTAACTATACCTAaaagtatatatgtatatatatatatatatatatatatatactttgtAAAGTttcttttaaagttttttttttgttttttttttaaacttaaactaaactactaaaaaataaaacaaaatataaaataaatttaaaaaactacaaatttttaaaaaacaaatacaaaaacataaaaaaaccactaaaaaaaacacacacacacacacaaaatgaactgtACAGCTTTGACATCCAGAAACAAATCGGAACCAAAAATACCAACTCGTGAGCAGCAGACACGCTGCGAAGCCTCCGCACAGGACGTCCCGTCACTACTCGATGGGGGGATGCTGAGGATCGGATCTGGCAACCGCGGAGCAATGAACGGGCGGTGACGGGAAGTGACccgcggcagcagcagcagcggcggcagaCTAACGAGCGTTAGCTTCACGGTACAAGCACCGTGTTGTGCAGGAATGGGACCCGAGCAGCAGGTGTGCTGCCTGCTGTGTCAACGGTCCGAAGAGACAAAGACCACCGGAGCCTTATCGACCAAAGGGCGGGTCACCGCTCACCAGTACTGTTTGGTGAGTGTTAGCATTAGTTCGCAAACCCATGTTGAAGGAGCTAGCTTCAGTTAGCCTGAGCTAACGCTAAAGTTAGCAACGCAGACGTTTCACTGAAAAGAGTTAAAGAGGAAGTCACTGTGTGAAGAACACAcacttaaaggtcgggtaggagatttaattctgatgcacttcttgttaaattagtgtaacttctctttacaatccgatagcaaccgattagttcggcagtttctcattaaaacgaagaatatgaatcatctgtggaagctataaaacactaaaaacatcagccaatcctccgggtggaccctgcacggaggattggctggttgtcactctcttcctgctctgcgtgcatgATGACATCAGACagcggttgacgtatcacagcgtgagtttcctgcgtCCACGATCACCCgaccccctaaaccccgctcgtgctccccctctttgtccatatttggagttttggcggacgtgacgctgccaacatggcggcggtcagcacgtccccggagcctcccaccaagcctcagaacggctcttcagaagctctgtccatagtttttactgtcagtggttCTCACAAACCAGAGAACATGTTCTGGTGTCCAGACCAGGATCCAGATGATGATGTGTCTGCACATACAAAAAGCTCAAAGAAAAGATCCTCACAGTCTGtggtctgtcctgacctcagggtcacctgacctctgacctctgacctcttcatGCTGTGTAAGCTGGAGCTTTATTGCTGTAGTATTTCTGCTCTTTCAGCTGTTTTCTTCCAATATCTTCTGCCGGGATTCACCCACGTTTGACGACCTGTTCGGCTTCTCCGTGGAGGAcgtggagaaggaggagaagcgAGGACGCAGACTGGTGAAGCCTCCGTCGGTGCTGCATGTTCAGTGTGATGGCGGCTGGCGTTGACCCCTCGTTTGTTCTTCTGTAGAAGTGCAGCTACTGTGACAATAAAGGCGCCACTGCTGGCTGTGAAGTCAGACGCTGCAAGAAGTCCTACCATTACCCGTGTGCCGTTAGAGCCGGAGCGCAGATCAAAGAGAACACAGAGACGGGAGAATACGGGTCAGTCAGACGCTGCTGCTTCTTATCAAGgagaattattattatattattatatatagtctttgtgttgttggtttttgtCTTAACAGGATCTATTGCCCCTACCACCGGCAGAAAAATGGTAggtgaccgtgtgtgtgtgtgtgtgagtgtgagtgtgtgtgtatgtgtttgtgtgtgtatgtgtatgtgtgtgtgtttgtgagtgagtgagtgtgtatatgtatgtgtgagtgtgtgtgtgtgtgtttgtgtgtgtgtgtgtatgtgtatgtgagtgtgtatgtgtgtgtgtatgtgtttgtgtgtttgtgtgtgtgagtgagtgagtgtgtgtgtgtgagtgagtgagtgagtgagtgagtgagtgagtgtgtgtgagtgagtgagtgtgtgtgtgtgtgtgtttgtgtgtgtgtgtgtgtgtgagtgagtacTTGTAAATATTACTTTGGGGGTTCTCCCACCAACAGTGAGGGGCCCAGCAACTTCGTGGGGTCCAAAATCATGGGCCCCACACCGTTTTCATCATTAATGGTGCTTAGAAGCCTCCCCTGGTGgccattttgcttttttcttcGTTGGCCCAAAAGGTGACAAAGTAAGGTTTTGGTGTGTGTCaagcaagtg
It contains:
- the mcf2lb gene encoding guanine nucleotide exchange factor DBS isoform X3, which encodes MQLDSSPLRAADITPDLRKQFAFLSGGRGDNGSPIIVFPEFPAFGEITDREFHNVLTYLTSVPSLSSTGVGFILVIDRRQDRWAAVKGTLLRIAGSFPGNLQLVLVLRPTTLLQRTLSDILFKFNKDEFKMKVPVIMLSSVTELHSYIDRSQLTQELGGTQEYCHEKWISHRTAIEGFALMVKKTAQTLQSFGTELAETELPNEVQATTILLSTHTTKKDKMKEDILVALGQGSRLLESINEPVVRDPDHNMNQDELENLATVQRLLSQLDETERAFDEFWVRHQTKLQQCLQLRHFEHNYREVRALLDQASEKLATFSEVGISPAHADHIFTELTTYEERVCDVLDRSVALSREGEELIQNSHYAEDSIQPKCSDLRSVSEDVSSSLRARKDHLLKAMELHHRLESASKWVDDGIYLLASQPVDKCQSHEGAELALQELERYLDNAGQNQLTDLSSIWGEYEAVLNQQFRDHVEKVFQKQTSMQEMFDKRRVSLKKLAAKQTRPVQPVAPRPEAFIKSPLSSPAHRAQQDKNSSETNGCEKGNVQLQNSDSNSRHASLSEEEENLAVLRRHVMNELLETERAYVEELLCVLQGYASEMDNPAMSHLIPAPLQNKKEILFGNMPEIYHFHKRTFLRELEQYTDCPELVGRCFLERMTDLQIYEKYCHNKPRSESLWRQCSDCAFFQECQKKLEHKLGLDSYLLKPVQRITKYQLLLKEMLKYSKGCEGADDLQEALSSILGILKAVNDSMHLIAITGYEGNLSELGKLLMQGSFSVWTEHKKGHAKVKDLARFKPMQRHLFLHEKALLFCKRREENGEGYEKAPSYSFKQSLSMSAVGITENAKGDNKKFEIWCNSREEVYIVQAPTAEVKTTWVSQIRKVLTTQLEACREASQQRAPEQVFQFPPAPGGTVSLSPFKSGQRSFKKGEEKKAEPCSPDVNSSSPKPTAKGSPTSPDHKTKRQSDPTPFGFKGWNKASLSLDASEEHDGYSSAEDPLNSDPEEENCKKLSVGKYTVMADYEKGGAQELSVKSGDVVQLVKEGDDGQWFVRNLNSCKDGWIAAADLISLLKKSKSCQSLTSSEGSGNLSTSSSCSETYTSFSDIKP
- the mcf2lb gene encoding guanine nucleotide exchange factor DBS isoform X2, whose translation is MEGRPEKRSEGWGRRMGAEEVAGSGSGSSMEHRADSVSVCSGELDWSLITGLRDALLRSTEGDGGSREEGEMMGGGMEDQTEEGALEVCLRSAEESHVRIPLEEVESFYRLSRRCGWLRDEIMQLDSSPLRAADITPDLRKQFAFLSGGRGDNGSPIIVFPEFPAFGEITDREFHNVLTYLTSVPSLSSTGVGFILVIDRRQDRWAAVKGTLLRIAGSFPGNLQLVLVLRPTTLLQRTLSDILFKFNKDEFKMKVPVIMLSSVTELHSYIDRSQLTQELGGTQEYCHEKWISHRTAIEGFALMVKKTAQTLQSFGTELAETELPNEVQATTILLSTHTTKKDKMKEDILVALGQGSRLLESINEPVVRDPDHNMNQDELENLATVQRLLSQLDETERAFDEFWVRHQTKLQQCLQLRHFEHNYREVRALLDQASEKLATFSEVGISPAHADHIFTELTTYEERVCDVLDRSVALSREGEELIQNSHYAEDSIQPKCSDLRSVSEDVSSSLRARKDHLLKAMELHHRLESASKWVDDGIYLLASQPVDKCQSHEGAELALQELERYLDNAGQNQLTDLSSIWGEYEAVLNQQFRDHVEKVFQKQTSMQEMFDKRRVSLKKLAAKQTRPVQPVAPRPEAFIKSPLSSPAHRAQQDKNSSETNGCEKGNVQLQNSDSNSRHASLSEEEENLAVLRRHVMNELLETERAYVEELLCVLQGYASEMDNPAMSHLIPAPLQNKKEILFGNMPEIYHFHKRTFLRELEQYTDCPELVGRCFLERMTDLQIYEKYCHNKPRSESLWRQCSDCAFFQECQKKLEHKLGLDSYLLKPVQRITKYQLLLKEMLKYSKGCEGADDLQEALSSILGILKAVNDSMHLIAITGYEGNLSELGKLLMQGSFSVWTEHKKGHAKVKDLARFKPMQRHLFLHEKALLFCKRREENGEGYEKAPSYSFKQSLSMSAVGITENAKGDNKKFEIWCNSREEVYIVQAPTAEVKTTWVSQIRKVLTTQLEACRASQQRAPEQVFQFPPAPGGTVSLSPFKSGQRSFKKGEEKKAEPCSPDVNSSSPKPTAKGSPTSPDHKTKRQSDPTPFGFKGWNKASLSLDASEEHDGYSSAEDPLNSDPEEENCKKLSVGKYTVMADYEKGGAQELSVKSGDVVQLVKEGDDGQWFVRNLNSCKDGWIAAADLISLLKKSKSCQSLTSSEGSGNLSTSSSCSETYTSFSDIKP